The nucleotide sequence AAGCGAGCGTTTTATTGTGTTTTCTTATTTATTTTATATATATAGAAAAGGAAATGAGCGCATACATGCAACAATCTACAAACGAATTTTTATATGAATTAATTTATTCCACTATAAAAGCTACCGGCCTCAATACAATGTTGGAAGAGGATCATACCGGAGTAAATATGAGCTATAACTTTATAACAAATGTTGTTAGTTTTGATGCAAAACGTTTAGTAAAAGCAGCTGGAGAACTATCAAGCATACCATTTGATCAATATGTAAAAACCATTACACTTCATGAACTAGGTCATGCGATTGACCGTCCTGCACTAGATGCTTCTTTAACTAGAACCCTCGATTATTTTGATATGCGAGATCAATACTCTAATAAAGAAATTTTTAATAATC is from Solibacillus isronensis and encodes:
- a CDS encoding integrase, producing the protein MQQSTNEFLYELIYSTIKATGLNTMLEEDHTGVNMSYNFITNVVSFDAKRLVKAAGELSSIPFDQYVKTITLHELGHAIDRPALDASLTRTLDYFDMRDQYSNKEIFNNPDLLGMIIEEHQMNIAFEETAWANAEILNQKLQFIDQNSFEMIKKHSLSTYIRNYEEDLAAYKQLLEQTELQPA